In a single window of the Platichthys flesus chromosome 5, fPlaFle2.1, whole genome shotgun sequence genome:
- the map9 gene encoding microtubule-associated protein 9 isoform X1: MTNQEVRTLAYAKSPKTSRRTTFQDELQAAVSARANKTTTDHFSYSDDFDEDEEEDDFLNELLKSRKKKTDAFKAGKSKANANSTFDLSDDKDKPGKTKRVSFLKSKKISFSSRDPSESRENEQPDSSVVGHYNHNNSISSQHHDTRSKNSVVEPVDSQTPRGSWSKSLSHQTSDDLLDMPLPLPSDGSVTETPGPEEKSNTFLEETSQTPNSSGPDITHMPSPDIPNEREPPKPKPRQRTLGLISHAVEKTPEESESQDLSRPQTSSASIPLSSGASSNSAVRSCSPHWTEDDRTFSHSLSKSSSTKSEQSQLLTKSTPDSESRVDFISDNSKDRDGKYSTFLEESHENLGDHASHSVAQLSHTQEKLFDTRTPSSNSKNTQRCQSACSRKVESKYLGSLKVLDRKVSLHESHPETADSLRAAVYQEWLKKKKERSQGIMQLKKKEQLLQEQKKKEEEAKKGDAVASYEAWKEGKAERLKAKAKEKQDKMRKEQRASEDTEEKKQSAKQVFEKWKQEQDRLLEEKYRKQKEAENKLQLKKQTKEEERKRESTSAFSRWSDKKKDVINEKVTIERKEVKNKAEEERYMKEERDKMALEMYESWLVRKDLEQKRQREERRIKAILRDSPPPPWSPPNKTIGFRK, translated from the exons ATGACGAACCAAGAGGTCAGGACACTGGCTTACGCGAAAAGCCCGAAAACGTCGAGAAGAACAACATTTCAG GATGAACTTCAGGCTGCTGTCTCTGCCAGAGCCAACAAAACCACCACAGATCACTTCTCCTACTCGGATGACTtcgatgaggatgaggaggaagatg ATTTTTTGAATGAACTCCTCAAATCAAGAAAAAAGAAGACGGATGCATTTAAGGCCGGGAAATCTAAAGCGAACGCAAACAGCACCTTTGACCTTTCCGACGATAAAGACAAACCTGGGAAAACAAAGAGAGTTTCATTCCTGAAGAGCAAGAAAATCAGCTTTTCCTCGAGGGACCCGTCAGAGTCACGCGAAAATGAGCAGCCGGACTCCTCTGTCGTTGGACATTACAATCATAATAACTCGATTTCCTCACAACACCATGACACACGGAGTAAGAACAGTGTTGTGGAGCCTGTTGATTCCCAAACCCCAAGAGGGAGCTGGAGCAAATCTCTCTCACACCAAACCTCAGATGATCTTCTGGACATGCCTCTGCCTTTACCATCCGACGGCAGCGTGACGGAGACTCCAGGCCCTGAGGAGAAGAGCAACACTTTTCTGGAAGAAACATCCCAGACTCCAAATTCGTCAGGACctgacatcacacacatgcCTTCACCAG ATATTCCTAACGAGAGGGAGccacccaaacccaaaccaaGACAACGGACTCTGGGGTTAATCTCTCACGCTGTAGAGAAGACGCCAGAGGAAAGTGAATCTCAGGATCTGAGCAGGCCCCAGACGTCCTCTGCAtccatccccctctcctctggcGCGTCCAGCAACAGTGCAGTGAGGAGCTGTAGTCCGCAT TGGACAGAAGATGATCGCACATTTTCACATAGCCTCAGCAAATCGTCTTCGACTAAGAGTGAGCAGTCACAGCTCCTTACCAAGTCCACTCCTGATTCTGAATCCAGAG ttgattttatttcagacAACAGCAAGGATCGGGATGGAAAGTACTCTACATTTCTCGAAGAATCTCAT gaGAATTTGGGAGATCACGCCAGTCATTCTGTAGCtcaactctctcacactcaggAAAAGTTATTTGACACCAG gACTCCAAGTTCAAACTCAAAGAACACTCAGAGATGTCAGAGTGCCTGCTCCAGAAAAGTGGAATCAAAGTATTTGGGATCTCTCAAAGTTCTGGACCGCAAAGTTTCGCTACACGAGTCTCATCCAGAAACAGCAGATTCACTCAGAGCTGCCGTTTACCAG GAATggcttaaaaagaaaaaggaaaggtCACAAGGGATCATGCAACTAAAGAAGAAAGAGCAACTCCTccaagaacaaaagaaaaag GAAGAAGAGGCAAAAAAGGGCGATGCTGTTGCATCATATGAGGCTTGGAAGGAAGGGAAAGCAGAGAGGCTTAAAGCAAAAGCCAAAGAAAAGCaagataagatgagaaaagagcagagagcGAGTGAAGACAccgaagaaaagaaacagtccGCCAAGCAG GTGTTTGAAAAATGGAAACAGGAGCAGGATCGTCTGCTtgaagaaaaatacagaaaacagaaagaagctgaaaataaacttcagctaaaaaagcaaacaaaggaggaggaaagaaagagagagagtactTCTGCTTTTTCTAGGTG GTCTGATAAGAAGAAAGATGTTATTAACGAAAAAGTCACCATCGAGCGAaaagaagttaaaaacaaaGCCGAGGAGGAACGATACatgaaagaagagagggataAAATGGCTTTGGAGATGTATGAAAGCTGGCTG GTGAGAAAAGATCTagaacagaagagacagagagaagaaagacgGATAAAAGCAATCCTCCGAGACAGTCCTCCTCCACCGTGGAGCCCTCCTAATAAAACTATAGGATTTcgaaaataa
- the smim14 gene encoding small integral membrane protein 14 — protein sequence MAEGDFDPCECICTQEYAMRRLINLLRQSQSYCTDTECPQELPSPSGPLGGGGGGDLILPMVMMGWVVVALVLFLLRPSSLRGPRSTGKPTGPHNSDGREPPAPPID from the exons ATGGCAGAGGGCGACTTTGACCCTTGTGAGTGCATCTGCACACAGGAGTACGCTATGAGACGTCTCATCAATCTG CTGAGGCAATCTCAGTCGTACTGCACAGACACGGAATGTCCTCAGGAAT tgcCAAGTCCCAGCGGGCCGCtcggagggggaggaggaggtgacctgATCCTCCCCATGGTAATGATGGGATGGGTGGTCGTGGCTCTGGTCCTGTTCCTGCTGCGTCCATCTAGTCTCAGGGGACCACGTTCCACAGGCAAACCCACGGGACCCCACAAT AGCGATGGAAGGGAGCCCCCAGCACCTCCCATTGACTAA
- the ugdh gene encoding UDP-glucose 6-dehydrogenase: MFKIKRICCIGAGYVGGPTCSVIAHMCPEITVTVVDVNESRIKAWNSDTLPIYEPGLKDVVESSRGRNLFFSTDIDSAIKDADLVFISVNTPTKTYGMGKGRAADLKFIEACARRIVEVSDGYKIVTEKSTVPVRAAESIRRIFDANTKPSLSLQVLSNPEFLAEGTAVRDLKDPDRVLIGGDETDEGQRAIRALCAVYEQWVPKAKILTTNTWSSELSKLAANAFLAQRISSINSISALCEATGADVEEVAKAIGMDQRIGSKFLKASIGFGGSCFQKDVLNLVYLCEALNLPEVASYWQQVIDMNEYQRRRFACRIIDCLFNTVTGKKIALLGFAFKKDTGDTRESSSIYISKYLMDEGAKLFIYDPKVLKEQIIHDLSQPNISEDNPERVSELVTVTSDPYEACQGAHALVICTEWDMFKELDYEKIYKKMLKPAFLFDGRRVLDHLHPLLQNLGFQIETIGKKVTATRIPYSAAAVGPRVGATEPPPKKSKV; the protein is encoded by the exons ATGTTTAAGATAAAAAGGATCTGCTGCATTGGTGCTGGATACGTCGGAGGCCCGACATGCAGTGTGATCGCCCACATGTGTCCAGAGATCACAGTGACGGTCGTGGATGTCAACGAGTCGCGCATCAAAGCCTGGAACTCAGACACTCTGCCCATATATGAG CCGGGTCTGAAAGACGTGGTTGAATCATCTCGAGggagaaacttgtttttctctACAGACATAGACTCAGCCATCAAGGATGCCGACCTTGTCTTCATCTCT GTCAACACCCCGACAAAGACCTACGGGATGGGAAAGGGGCGTGCCGCTGACCTCAAGTTCATCGAGGCCTGTGCTCGGCGAATCGTGGAGGTGTCTGACGGCTACAAGATTGTCACAGAGAAGAGCACCGTCCCAGTCCGAGCTGCCGAGAGTATTCGACGGATATTTGATGCCAACACCAAGCCCAGCCTTAGCCTACAA GTGCTGTCCAACCCCGAGTTCCTCGCAGAGGGAACTGCAGTGCGGGATCTGAAGGACCCCGACCGTgtcctgattggtggagatgAAACGGATGAGGGTCAAAGAGCCATCCGAGCTCTGTGTGCCGTCTATGAACAATGGGTTCCCAAAGCAAAAATCCTCACCACCAACACATGGTCGTCCGAGCTGTCCAAACTG GCAGCCAATGCATTCCTGGCACAGCGAATCAGCAGCATCAACAGTATCAGTGCGCTGTGTGAAGCCACCGGAGCCGATGTGGAAGAGGTGGCCAAGGCGATTGGGATGGATCAGAGAATAGGCAGCAAGTTTCTCAAAGCCAGCATAG GTTTTGGTGGAAGCTGTTTCCAGAAGGACGTCCTGAACCTGGTCTATCTATGCGAGGCCCTCAATCTGCCTGAGGTCGCCTCCTATTGGCAGCAG GTGATAGACATGAATGAATACCAGAGGCGGCGGTTTGCTTGCAGGATCATTGACTGCCTCTTCAACACTGTGACTGGTAAAAAGATCGCTCTGCTTGGCTTCGCCTTCAAAAAAGACACTGGTGACACAAG GGAGTCTTCCAGTATCTACATCTCAAAGTATCTGATGGACGAGGGAGCCAAGCTCTTCATATACGACCCCAAGGTTCTCAAAGAACAAATCATTCACGACCTGTCCCAGCCCAACATCTCCGAGGACAACCCAGAAAgag TGTCGGAGCTGGTGACTGTGACCTCAGACCCGTATGAGGCTTGTCAAGGTGCACACGCTCTGGTCATCTGTACTGAATGGGACATGTTTAAG GAACTAGACTATGAGAAGATCTACAAGAAGATGCTGAAGCCAGCCTTTCTATTTGACGGTCGCAGAGTTCTGGACCacctccaccctctcctccaGAACCTCGGCTTCCAG atcgAGACCATCGGTAAGAAGGTGACGGCAACGAGAATCCCCTACAGCGCTGCAGCCGTTGGTCCTCGCGTCGGTGCCACCGAGCCTCCCCCAAAGAAATCCAAAGTCTAA
- the map9 gene encoding microtubule-associated protein 9 isoform X2, whose translation MTNQEVRTLAYAKSPKTSRRTTFQDELQAAVSARANKTTTDHFSYSDDFDEDEEEDDFLNELLKSRKKKTDAFKAGKSKANANSTFDLSDDKDKPGKTKRVSFLKSKKISFSSRDPSESRENEQPDSSVVGHYNHNNSISSQHHDTRSKNSVVEPVDSQTPRGSWSKSLSHQTSDDLLDMPLPLPSDGSVTETPGPEEKSNTFLEETSQTPNSSGPDITHMPSPDIPNEREPPKPKPRQRTLGLISHAVEKTPEESESQDLSRPQTSSASIPLSSGASSNSAVRSCSPHWTEDDRTFSHSLSKSSSTKSEQSQLLTKSTPDSESRDNSKDRDGKYSTFLEESHENLGDHASHSVAQLSHTQEKLFDTRTPSSNSKNTQRCQSACSRKVESKYLGSLKVLDRKVSLHESHPETADSLRAAVYQEWLKKKKERSQGIMQLKKKEQLLQEQKKKEEEAKKGDAVASYEAWKEGKAERLKAKAKEKQDKMRKEQRASEDTEEKKQSAKQVFEKWKQEQDRLLEEKYRKQKEAENKLQLKKQTKEEERKRESTSAFSRWSDKKKDVINEKVTIERKEVKNKAEEERYMKEERDKMALEMYESWLVRKDLEQKRQREERRIKAILRDSPPPPWSPPNKTIGFRK comes from the exons ATGACGAACCAAGAGGTCAGGACACTGGCTTACGCGAAAAGCCCGAAAACGTCGAGAAGAACAACATTTCAG GATGAACTTCAGGCTGCTGTCTCTGCCAGAGCCAACAAAACCACCACAGATCACTTCTCCTACTCGGATGACTtcgatgaggatgaggaggaagatg ATTTTTTGAATGAACTCCTCAAATCAAGAAAAAAGAAGACGGATGCATTTAAGGCCGGGAAATCTAAAGCGAACGCAAACAGCACCTTTGACCTTTCCGACGATAAAGACAAACCTGGGAAAACAAAGAGAGTTTCATTCCTGAAGAGCAAGAAAATCAGCTTTTCCTCGAGGGACCCGTCAGAGTCACGCGAAAATGAGCAGCCGGACTCCTCTGTCGTTGGACATTACAATCATAATAACTCGATTTCCTCACAACACCATGACACACGGAGTAAGAACAGTGTTGTGGAGCCTGTTGATTCCCAAACCCCAAGAGGGAGCTGGAGCAAATCTCTCTCACACCAAACCTCAGATGATCTTCTGGACATGCCTCTGCCTTTACCATCCGACGGCAGCGTGACGGAGACTCCAGGCCCTGAGGAGAAGAGCAACACTTTTCTGGAAGAAACATCCCAGACTCCAAATTCGTCAGGACctgacatcacacacatgcCTTCACCAG ATATTCCTAACGAGAGGGAGccacccaaacccaaaccaaGACAACGGACTCTGGGGTTAATCTCTCACGCTGTAGAGAAGACGCCAGAGGAAAGTGAATCTCAGGATCTGAGCAGGCCCCAGACGTCCTCTGCAtccatccccctctcctctggcGCGTCCAGCAACAGTGCAGTGAGGAGCTGTAGTCCGCAT TGGACAGAAGATGATCGCACATTTTCACATAGCCTCAGCAAATCGTCTTCGACTAAGAGTGAGCAGTCACAGCTCCTTACCAAGTCCACTCCTGATTCTGAATCCAGAG acAACAGCAAGGATCGGGATGGAAAGTACTCTACATTTCTCGAAGAATCTCAT gaGAATTTGGGAGATCACGCCAGTCATTCTGTAGCtcaactctctcacactcaggAAAAGTTATTTGACACCAG gACTCCAAGTTCAAACTCAAAGAACACTCAGAGATGTCAGAGTGCCTGCTCCAGAAAAGTGGAATCAAAGTATTTGGGATCTCTCAAAGTTCTGGACCGCAAAGTTTCGCTACACGAGTCTCATCCAGAAACAGCAGATTCACTCAGAGCTGCCGTTTACCAG GAATggcttaaaaagaaaaaggaaaggtCACAAGGGATCATGCAACTAAAGAAGAAAGAGCAACTCCTccaagaacaaaagaaaaag GAAGAAGAGGCAAAAAAGGGCGATGCTGTTGCATCATATGAGGCTTGGAAGGAAGGGAAAGCAGAGAGGCTTAAAGCAAAAGCCAAAGAAAAGCaagataagatgagaaaagagcagagagcGAGTGAAGACAccgaagaaaagaaacagtccGCCAAGCAG GTGTTTGAAAAATGGAAACAGGAGCAGGATCGTCTGCTtgaagaaaaatacagaaaacagaaagaagctgaaaataaacttcagctaaaaaagcaaacaaaggaggaggaaagaaagagagagagtactTCTGCTTTTTCTAGGTG GTCTGATAAGAAGAAAGATGTTATTAACGAAAAAGTCACCATCGAGCGAaaagaagttaaaaacaaaGCCGAGGAGGAACGATACatgaaagaagagagggataAAATGGCTTTGGAGATGTATGAAAGCTGGCTG GTGAGAAAAGATCTagaacagaagagacagagagaagaaagacgGATAAAAGCAATCCTCCGAGACAGTCCTCCTCCACCGTGGAGCCCTCCTAATAAAACTATAGGATTTcgaaaataa
- the ube2kb gene encoding ubiquitin-conjugating enzyme E2Kb (UBC1 homolog, yeast) produces the protein MANIAVQRIKREFKEVLKSEETSKNQIKVDLVDENFTELRGEIAGPPDTPYEGGRYQLEIKIPETYPFNPPKVRFISRIWHPNISSVTGAICLDILKDQWAAAMTLRTVLLSLQALLAAAEPDDPQDAVVANQYKQNPEMFKQTARLWSHFYAGAPTPSPEYTRKIDKLCAMGFDKNAVIAALSSKSWDVETATELLLSN, from the exons ATGGCTAACATCGCGGTCCAGCGGATCAAGCGGGAGTTTAAAGAAGTTCTCAAAAGCGAGGAG ACGAGTAAAAACCAGATCAAAGTAGATCTGGTGGACGAGAACTTCACGGAGCTGCGGGGGGAGATCGCAGGTCCTCCAGACACACCGTACGAAG GTGGCAGATATCAGCTTGAAATAAAAATCCCAGAAACCTATCCTTTTAATCCACCAAAG GTGCGTTTCATCAGTAGGATCTGGCACCCGAATATCAGTTCTGTGACGGGAGCAATTTGTCTGGACATTTTAAAGGACCAGTG GGCAGCTGCGATGACGCTGCGGACCGTGCTGTTGTCTCTACAGGCTCTACTTGCTGCGGCGGAACCAGACGACCCACAGGACgcagtggtagccaatcag tatAAGCAGAACCCAGAAATGTTCAAACAGACTGCGAGACTGTGGTCTCACTTCTACGCTGGCGCTCCCACCCCCAGTCCTGAATACACCCGTAAAATAGACAAACTCTGTGCCATGGGCTTTGATAAG AATGCAGTAATAGCGGCCTTGTCCTCAAAATCCTGGGACGTGGAAACGGCGACAGAGCTGCTCCTCAGCAATTGA